A window of the Pontibacillus yanchengensis genome harbors these coding sequences:
- a CDS encoding peroxiredoxin, which yields METHTEEQKVNMPRIGDAAPQFSAATSQGNINLEDYKGKWVVLFSHPSDFTPVCTTEFVGFQDIYPELKQLNTELLGLSVDSVPSHIAWIRSIEENFDTKIEFPVIADLDKQVAMKYGMIMPGESQVETSRAVFVIDDKQKIRSIIYYPLTTGRNMQEILRLVKALQTTDEHGVSTPANWQEGDKAVVSPPKTQEEAAKRAQEEGIEYIDWYISKKDV from the coding sequence ATGGAAACACATACAGAAGAACAAAAGGTCAATATGCCGCGTATCGGAGATGCTGCACCACAGTTTAGTGCTGCGACGAGTCAAGGTAATATTAATTTAGAAGATTACAAAGGTAAATGGGTCGTCTTGTTCTCTCATCCATCTGATTTCACTCCAGTTTGCACCACAGAATTTGTTGGATTTCAGGACATCTATCCCGAGCTAAAACAGTTAAACACAGAACTATTAGGTTTAAGTGTAGATAGTGTTCCTTCTCATATTGCGTGGATTCGAAGCATTGAGGAAAATTTTGATACAAAAATAGAATTTCCGGTTATCGCAGACTTAGATAAACAAGTTGCTATGAAATATGGAATGATTATGCCAGGTGAGAGCCAAGTTGAAACAAGTCGAGCTGTATTTGTTATTGATGATAAACAGAAAATACGCTCTATAATTTACTATCCTCTTACAACAGGAAGAAATATGCAGGAAATTCTTCGTTTGGTAAAAGCTCTACAAACGACAGATGAACATGGGGTTTCTACTCCTGCCAATTGGCAAGAAGGGGATAAGGCTGTTGTTTCTCCACCAAAAACCCAAGAAGAAGCAGCTAAACGTGCTCAAGAAGAAGGGATTGAATATATCGATTGGTATATATCAAAGAAAGACGTATAA
- a CDS encoding DUF421 domain-containing protein, with protein sequence MDIFLDLIKVVFRIATILPFMLLIGLFMGKRSIGELPVFDFLVILVLGSVVGADIADPEINHIHTVVAMIGIAILQKIIIHLKLKHRRVGKLLTFEPIVVIYNGKFIMENMKKISYSIDNVLQMLREKNVFHTEDVEMAIIEANGKMSLKLHPSKESVLREDLSIYKQGKNFELPVILDGEIQYDLLGWLDKSEEWLIQQLIALGEPNPELLFYVGFTQNQQLIISKKHQPTDQIPPIEH encoded by the coding sequence ATGGATATTTTCTTGGATTTGATTAAAGTTGTTTTTAGGATAGCTACTATTTTACCATTCATGCTTTTAATTGGCTTATTTATGGGGAAACGATCCATAGGGGAGTTACCCGTGTTTGATTTCTTAGTCATTCTTGTGCTCGGTTCAGTAGTAGGAGCGGACATTGCTGACCCTGAAATTAATCATATCCACACAGTAGTTGCAATGATCGGCATAGCAATCCTTCAGAAAATCATCATTCATCTAAAGTTAAAACATCGACGTGTAGGTAAGTTGTTAACGTTCGAACCAATTGTAGTGATATATAACGGCAAATTTATTATGGAAAATATGAAAAAAATTAGTTATTCAATTGATAATGTACTACAAATGCTTAGAGAGAAAAATGTATTTCATACGGAAGATGTAGAAATGGCAATCATTGAAGCGAATGGTAAAATGAGCTTGAAATTACATCCAAGTAAAGAATCAGTCTTACGTGAAGACTTATCCATTTACAAACAAGGTAAGAATTTTGAACTACCAGTCATTTTAGATGGAGAGATACAATATGATCTCTTGGGGTGGTTAGACAAGTCTGAGGAGTGGCTCATCCAACAACTTATAGCACTAGGTGAACCTAATCCAGAGCTATTGTTTTATGTTGGTTTTACGCAAAACCAGCAACTTATTATTTCCAAGAAACATCAACCTACTGATCAAATACCACCTATAGAGCATTAA